A DNA window from Desulfobaccales bacterium contains the following coding sequences:
- a CDS encoding WG repeat-containing protein has translation MKQDKKWGYVDKTGQLIIPFKFDHAYDFSEGLAAVEIKEKTGYIDKTGKFVIPPRFISGFPFSDGMALVVIRRSEKDKYPMNKLGYIDKSGKLAIQLKETLDSKSLHVTYKGLYFSEGLVYIEHGKLGYIDKAGKTIIPPQYNDTQPFSEGLAAVKLEDKYGYIDRSGKMVIPPQFSDAGPFSEGLAPVQIDSHGDQEGYIDKSGKLVISGGEFSAARAFSEGLAAVRGKNDKYGFIDKTGKFVIPPRYDRVSDFSEGLAAVQSFDVSWPGDLSYIDHTGQIIIKSISSFPNSPMKTEFDLHNYRFCGGVALVNLGKTEDEDAMAYINKEGKFIWPKVAPSK, from the coding sequence GTGAAGCAGGATAAAAAGTGGGGCTATGTAGACAAGACCGGTCAGCTCATCATTCCATTTAAATTTGATCATGCCTATGATTTTTCCGAAGGCCTGGCGGCAGTAGAGATTAAAGAGAAAACCGGCTATATCGATAAGACCGGCAAATTCGTCATCCCGCCCCGATTTATTTCGGGCTTTCCTTTCTCTGATGGGATGGCTCTCGTAGTTATTCGCCGTTCCGAGAAAGATAAATACCCCATGAACAAGTTAGGCTATATTGATAAGTCGGGCAAATTGGCGATCCAGCTTAAAGAAACGCTGGATTCAAAATCGTTACATGTCACTTACAAAGGACTGTACTTCTCCGAAGGATTGGTCTACATAGAGCATGGTAAATTGGGCTATATCGATAAAGCTGGCAAGACGATTATTCCTCCCCAATACAATGATACCCAACCTTTTTCCGAAGGTCTGGCAGCTGTGAAGCTTGAAGATAAATACGGCTACATCGACAGGTCCGGAAAGATGGTTATTCCCCCCCAGTTTAGTGATGCCGGCCCGTTTTCTGAAGGCCTGGCCCCGGTCCAGATCGATTCTCACGGGGATCAAGAAGGCTATATTGATAAATCCGGCAAGCTGGTAATCAGTGGAGGAGAATTTAGTGCGGCCAGGGCGTTTTCCGAGGGTCTGGCTGCAGTCCGGGGCAAGAACGACAAATATGGCTTTATTGACAAAACCGGCAAATTTGTCATCCCGCCCCGGTACGATCGCGTGAGTGATTTTTCTGAAGGATTGGCTGCGGTTCAGTCATTCGATGTCAGCTGGCCCGGCGACTTGTCCTATATTGACCATACGGGTCAAATTATCATCAAATCGATATCGAGTTTTCCCAACAGCCCCATGAAGACTGAATTCGATCTACATAACTACCGGTTTTGTGGCGGGGTCGCCTTGGTGAACCTGGGGAAGACCGAAGACGAAGACGCCATGGCTTATATCAACAAAGAAGGAAAATTCATCTGGCCCAAGGTCGCTCCGTCAAAGTAA